Proteins encoded within one genomic window of Flavobacterium gilvum:
- a CDS encoding DUF4494 domain-containing protein: MSTIWFECKVKYRKTDETGGQKVVTEPYLVDAMSYTEAESRINEEMSAYINEEFKITNIKVANFAEIHPFENADRWFKSKVSLMAYDEESGKERKSNMYLLVQGNDVREAFDNTVHVMKNTMGEYTIPAISESPIMDVFPYFSGDEEESEKFERFNVLKASKPVIAEVEDTMEFDPAYLEENN, from the coding sequence ATGAGTACAATTTGGTTTGAATGTAAAGTAAAATATAGAAAAACGGATGAAACCGGAGGACAAAAGGTTGTTACAGAGCCTTATTTGGTTGATGCGATGTCCTACACGGAGGCAGAAAGCAGAATCAATGAAGAGATGTCGGCTTATATTAATGAGGAATTTAAAATCACGAATATAAAAGTGGCCAATTTTGCTGAGATTCATCCTTTTGAGAATGCCGATCGTTGGTTTAAATCAAAGGTTTCTTTGATGGCTTATGATGAAGAGAGTGGGAAGGAAAGAAAGTCGAATATGTATTTGTTGGTACAGGGCAATGATGTTAGAGAGGCTTTTGACAACACGGTTCATGTTATGAAAAATACGATGGGGGAATATACGATTCCTGCAATTTCTGAATCTCCTATTATGGATGTTTTTCCTTATTTTAGTGGAGATGAAGAGGAGTCTGAAAAATTTGAAAGATTCAATGTATTGAAAGCTTCCAAACCAGTAATTGCTGAGGTTGAGGATACGATGGAATTTGATCCAGCTTATTTGGAGGAAAATAACTAA
- a CDS encoding VOC family protein has translation MANDIYPCLWFDGQAKAAAEHYCSIFKNSKITFENSFVVIFELNGTRFMSMNGGPMFKFSPANSYVVECETQDEIDYYWDKLGEGGVHNKCGWLDDKFGVSWQIVPRILGELMANPEKAPKVVEAFMQMTKFDIQKLLDA, from the coding sequence ATGGCAAATGATATTTACCCTTGCTTGTGGTTTGACGGACAAGCCAAAGCAGCAGCCGAGCACTATTGCTCCATTTTCAAAAACTCAAAAATCACTTTCGAGAATTCATTTGTCGTTATCTTCGAATTGAACGGAACCCGATTTATGAGCATGAATGGAGGTCCGATGTTTAAATTTTCCCCAGCCAATTCCTATGTCGTTGAATGCGAAACACAAGACGAAATTGACTATTATTGGGACAAATTAGGAGAAGGTGGCGTCCATAACAAATGTGGTTGGCTCGATGATAAATTTGGTGTTTCATGGCAAATTGTACCAAGAATTTTGGGCGAACTTATGGCCAATCCCGAAAAAGCGCCAAAAGTAGTTGAAGCATTCATGCAAATGACCAAATTTGACATTCAAAAACTCCTTGACGCATAA
- a CDS encoding AraC family transcriptional regulator: MILYIKNMVCNRCKMVVKAELEKLGINPLHVELGEVTIDNDLDTQQKEQLEVVLNDLGFELIDDKKSRYIEKIKSLIIELIHEKNNDLKITLSDYLSQNVYHDYFYLSNIFSEIEGTTIEKYFIAQKIERVKELLAYNELSLGEIAFQLNYSSVAHLSNQFKKVTGLSPSHFKNLRLGGRKPLDEV, from the coding sequence ATGATTCTTTATATCAAAAATATGGTTTGCAATCGCTGCAAAATGGTTGTTAAAGCCGAATTGGAAAAACTCGGAATAAATCCTTTACATGTCGAATTGGGCGAAGTAACCATCGATAATGATTTGGACACGCAGCAAAAAGAGCAATTAGAAGTTGTTCTCAACGATTTGGGTTTTGAATTAATTGATGACAAAAAAAGTCGGTACATCGAAAAAATAAAATCTTTAATCATCGAATTAATCCACGAAAAAAATAATGACTTAAAAATTACTCTATCCGATTATTTGAGTCAAAACGTGTATCACGACTATTTTTACCTTTCCAATATCTTCTCTGAAATTGAAGGCACAACTATCGAAAAATATTTTATTGCCCAAAAAATTGAAAGGGTAAAAGAATTATTGGCTTACAATGAACTCTCTTTGGGCGAAATTGCGTTCCAACTCAATTACTCGAGTGTGGCTCACCTAAGCAATCAGTTTAAAAAGGTGACAGGGCTATCGCCAAGCCATTTCAAAAACTTACGTTTGGGAGGACGAAAACCGTTGGATGAAGTATAA
- a CDS encoding heavy metal translocating P-type ATPase gives MNSPNNTFYIPLENVESEHCALIVDKGLEKLKNIISHKVELNNNRTVITVSKPETLTDAILAIRDLGYGVTTVKKTIPVLDMSCASCAIGAETAIQNQPGIVSASVNFATATVALEYLPNMITVSEIKNAVQMAGYDLLIDEDKNESETLEEIHEKKFSELKLKTVWAGLLTIPVVIIGMFFMDIPYANQIMWILSTPVIVWFGKNFFINAWKQAKHRSANMDTLVALGTGVAYIFSVFNTLFPHFWHDRGLHAHVYFEAAAVIITFILLGRLLEEKAKGNTSTAIKKLMGLQPKTVTIITADEQQTTTSIDKVKHGDIILVKPGEQIAVDGVVTKGNSYVDESMLSGEPVPLLKKENEKVFAGTINQKGSFQFRAEKVGSETMLANIIKMVQEAQGSKAPVQKLVDKIAGIFVPIVIVIAIIAFITWFILGGENGFSQGLIAFATVLVIACPCALGLATPTAIMVGIGKGAEKGILIKDAISLEITKNVNAVVLDKTGTITEGKPVVTDSLWIEENQTLKQILTAIEKQSEHPLAEAVIKHFDENNNIVLDHFESITGKGITATIAGENYLVGNKKLLLEKNITLSEKLVEKANNWNSESKTVIWFSDDKQAFAVIAIADKIKETAIMAIKQLQDSGIEVYMLTGDNEATAANIAQKTGITNYKAEVLPEQKAEFIKQLQSEGKIVAMVGDGINDSTALAQADISIAMGKGSDIAMDVAKMTIISSDLSKIPEAIKLSKQTVATIKQNLFWALFYNVIGIPIAAGILYPINGFLLNPMLAGLAMAMSSVSVVSNSLRLKVLSN, from the coding sequence ATGAATTCTCCTAATAACACATTTTATATTCCGCTGGAAAATGTCGAGAGCGAACATTGCGCGCTTATAGTCGATAAAGGTTTGGAGAAATTAAAGAATATCATTTCTCATAAAGTCGAACTCAATAATAATAGAACCGTGATTACGGTTTCAAAACCCGAAACTTTGACAGATGCCATTCTTGCAATTCGGGATTTGGGTTATGGCGTGACAACAGTTAAGAAAACAATTCCAGTTCTGGATATGAGTTGTGCTTCGTGTGCAATTGGTGCCGAAACAGCGATACAAAACCAACCCGGAATCGTCAGCGCATCGGTCAATTTTGCAACAGCAACTGTAGCCCTGGAATATTTACCGAACATGATTACAGTGTCCGAAATCAAAAATGCGGTTCAAATGGCGGGCTATGATTTGCTCATCGACGAAGACAAGAATGAGTCTGAAACATTGGAAGAAATACACGAAAAAAAATTCAGTGAACTGAAACTAAAAACGGTTTGGGCAGGATTGCTCACGATTCCGGTTGTTATTATTGGAATGTTTTTTATGGATATTCCATACGCCAATCAAATAATGTGGATTCTATCGACACCGGTTATTGTTTGGTTTGGCAAAAATTTCTTTATCAACGCTTGGAAACAAGCCAAACACCGCTCCGCAAATATGGATACACTGGTGGCTTTGGGAACGGGAGTTGCGTATATTTTTAGTGTATTCAATACTTTGTTTCCGCATTTTTGGCATGATAGAGGATTGCATGCACATGTCTATTTTGAAGCTGCAGCGGTAATCATCACTTTTATTTTATTGGGTAGATTATTAGAAGAAAAAGCAAAAGGAAACACCTCGACAGCCATCAAAAAACTGATGGGATTACAGCCCAAAACAGTCACAATTATTACTGCCGATGAACAACAAACTACAACTTCTATTGACAAAGTAAAACACGGCGACATTATTCTTGTAAAACCCGGAGAACAAATTGCCGTGGACGGAGTTGTAACCAAAGGAAACTCTTATGTAGACGAAAGTATGCTGAGCGGCGAACCTGTACCACTTCTAAAAAAAGAAAACGAAAAAGTTTTTGCCGGAACAATCAACCAAAAAGGAAGCTTTCAATTCCGAGCCGAAAAAGTAGGTTCGGAAACGATGTTGGCAAACATCATCAAGATGGTTCAGGAAGCGCAGGGAAGCAAAGCTCCTGTGCAAAAACTAGTTGACAAAATAGCGGGGATTTTTGTCCCAATCGTGATTGTAATTGCCATTATTGCTTTTATTACGTGGTTTATTTTGGGAGGCGAAAACGGATTTTCTCAAGGATTGATTGCTTTTGCCACCGTTTTGGTGATTGCTTGTCCATGCGCTTTGGGATTGGCAACCCCCACCGCGATTATGGTTGGTATTGGTAAAGGTGCCGAAAAAGGAATTTTGATTAAAGATGCAATAAGTCTGGAAATCACCAAAAACGTGAATGCCGTGGTTCTCGACAAAACTGGAACAATCACTGAAGGTAAACCGGTTGTGACCGATTCGCTTTGGATCGAAGAAAATCAAACGTTAAAACAAATTTTGACTGCCATCGAAAAACAATCCGAACATCCTTTGGCGGAAGCCGTAATCAAACATTTTGATGAAAATAACAACATTGTCTTGGATCATTTTGAAAGCATCACCGGAAAAGGAATTACGGCAACGATAGCTGGTGAAAATTATTTGGTTGGAAACAAAAAACTGTTACTCGAAAAGAACATAACTCTATCGGAAAAACTCGTTGAAAAAGCGAATAATTGGAATTCCGAATCAAAAACGGTCATCTGGTTTTCTGATGATAAACAAGCCTTTGCAGTAATTGCCATAGCCGATAAAATCAAAGAAACTGCTATTATGGCCATTAAACAATTGCAGGATTCCGGAATTGAAGTTTATATGCTAACCGGCGATAATGAAGCTACTGCGGCAAACATTGCCCAAAAAACAGGAATTACCAACTACAAAGCCGAAGTCTTACCGGAACAAAAAGCAGAATTTATAAAGCAATTACAAAGCGAAGGAAAAATTGTAGCCATGGTTGGCGACGGAATCAACGACAGTACTGCATTGGCGCAAGCCGATATAAGTATTGCAATGGGAAAAGGAAGCGACATTGCAATGGATGTCGCCAAAATGACAATTATCTCGTCTGACCTCAGCAAAATTCCAGAGGCCATAAAACTATCTAAACAAACTGTTGCAACTATCAAACAAAACCTCTTTTGGGCGTTGTTTTATAATGTCATCGGCATTCCGATAGCGGCGGGAATTTTGTATCCCATCAACGGTTTTCTACTAAATCCGATGCTCGCCGGATTAGCAATGGCTATGAGCAGTGTAAGTGTGGTAAGCAACAGCCTTAGATTAAAAGTTCTTAGTAATTAG
- a CDS encoding heavy-metal-associated domain-containing protein: MNNKETFIFKTNINCGGCVEKVSPFLDNAKGIEKWSVDTTNKDKILLVISNGILQSEIINTVQKAGFKIEVLK; this comes from the coding sequence ATGAACAACAAAGAAACTTTTATTTTCAAAACAAACATCAACTGCGGTGGCTGTGTGGAAAAAGTAAGTCCGTTTCTGGATAATGCAAAAGGCATTGAAAAATGGAGCGTAGATACAACCAATAAAGACAAAATACTATTGGTAATTTCCAATGGAATTTTGCAAAGCGAAATCATAAATACCGTCCAAAAAGCGGGATTCAAAATCGAAGTTTTGAAATAA